The nucleotide sequence GAGCCTCCGGGTAGTTGGGTCTGAGGGTGATTGCCTGCTGGTGCTGCACCACAGCTTCCTCAAACCTGCCCTGCTGCTGAAGCAGATTCCCCAGACTGTTGCAGGCCTCCGGATAGTCTGGCTTCAGTGCCAGTGCCTGTTGGAACGCCTGAGCCGCTTCTTCCAGCCTGCCCAGGCGTTGTAGGGCAGAACCCAGCCCCTGGTATGCCTCTGGATAGTTGGGTTTGAGGGCGATCGCCGTTTGCAGATGGGAAAGGGCATCCTCCAGCCTGCCCTGGTCCTTCAGGGCAACTCCCAGATTATTGTGTGCCTCTGGATAATTGGGTCTCAGAGCAAGTGCCTGTTCGTAGGCTGCGATCGCCTCCTCCAGTCCCCCCACCTGACGCAGGGCATTACCCAAATTGTTGTGGACTTCGGGATGCTCAGGCCGCAATTCCAGTGCCTGTCGGTAGTAGCTGACGGCTTCCTCCGCCCTGCCCTGTCCCTTCAGCACCACCCCCATGCTGTTGTAAGAGTCGGGATTATCCGGTTGCAGGATCAAAACCTGTTCAAAACAGGCTACGGCTTCCTGAAACCTGCCCTGCTGGTAAACCAGTGCGCCTAACAGGTTCAGGGCATCAACCGAGTCCGGTTGGTGTTCAAGGATCTGGCGATAGACCTGTTCAGCCTCGCAGGTGCGACCTTCTCGCTGATGTTGCAAGGCAAGTTGCAGGTTATCAGAAGGGGCAATCATCGGTATAAACTATTGCAGGGCATCTCGGAAGGCAACGACTGCATCATGTTGATCGGGCATAGAAGCACATCGCATCAGCAAGTCCAGGTCCAGGTCAGGTAAAAATTCACTGCGGGTAGCAGGTTCATAGTTTTCCTGACTTAGATGGTAAATTACCAGTTGCCCCTGCTGCCAGATCCAAACCTCCGGCACCCCTAATCCCCGGTAAACCTCTAGCTTGTCCAGCAAACCCCTGGTGACAATGACTTCGATCGCAATATCAGGAAACTCTTTTTTCGTATTCAGGTAGTAGCATTCATCCGGCTCTAACCCACGCTCTTTAGCCTTTTTCCGATAGGTGGCAGAGCCATAACCATACAACCGCACATTCTTCTCAATTGCGTATAGTTCCAGCAGACGAGCGATCGTAGTTTTAATGTCTTCATGTTCTTCGGATGGCATGAACAGTTCCAGCATCCCCTCCAGATAGGTCATCCGTAACCCCGGAAAGTCATCTAGTGTGGCACGCAGGGTTTCGTACTGTTCCCAGGTCACCCCAGACAGAAGAAACCGTTGTTCCTCAACCTGCTGCTGTACAGCATTCTCTAGCTTCAGGTTCATAGTAGTCCCTTTCAGCGTTGACTGCCTCCCATTTTACTGAGAGGGCAGACGGCGTGCAGGTAGAGTTCTATAGCAGAGGACAGGAGGCAAGGGACGTTGATGACAATGCAAACTCCTGCCGTGAAGCACCAGCCCTGATAAATATTTCTATTCAATGTCGTTGCAAACCTCGGTTTGATTCAGGAATGGGGATTTTTAATACTTAATACACTGAAATTTCACCACAGAGACACAGAGAACACAGAGCAATTCCTCTATGCACTCTGTGTCTTTAGTAGTCTGTCAAATTAAATTTGACAGGTAACTGAATACTGAAAGGCTGATTGGAGTTAAATTTTGAGGGTCTGCGACCCGTCAAAATTTTCCTGGCGGAACACTAGGGTGAAAACCAGGGTTTCTGTTTATTGATTCCAGGATCCTGAGTTCCTATTCCTGAGAGCGGCTTCATTTCAGAGCAGCTTCAGGTGACCGGGCAAGTTCCGCCGCGATTGAATCCCGGTCGTTGGCAACTTCCTTTCCCAGTTCCTCTAACTGAGCCTGTTTGAGTAATTCCAGTTGATGCCGGAGTTGCTTTCTGACAATGTAGCGGTAACTGAAGAAATGTTCACCAATCGCCAGAGTGGCCAGGTATTCCTCCACCAGTCTGGGCTTGAACAGGACAATCATCAACAAATTCCACCAGAACCGGAATCGGGTGGGGCGCTTCACACCCTGTCGCCACATAATCGCCTTAAATGCCTGCCATTGCTCGCGATCAAGCTTACGGGACGATTTCCCACGCCAGCCATTCATCATCATAAAGTGGCGAAAAGTGCGATCCAGGTAAGGCACCGGGTCGTAAATTTCCCAGAAGGCATCAATATATTCCTGGGTAATTTCTTCCACTGGGCGGGTGGGCACAAAGTTCATCAGTGCCCCCTGATGAAAGGTTCCCAACCCTTCTATGAGCCGTCCTTCCTGCTTCAGGCGGTTCCACATGGCAGTATTTTGCAATGCATGCAACATGCTGAATTGCCCCTGAGGAATCCCCGTTTCCATAATGAAATCTCGAATCCGCTTACCAGCACCAGGACGCTCATTGTCAAAGCCCATAATGAAGCCTGA is from Leptothermofonsia sichuanensis E412 and encodes:
- a CDS encoding Uma2 family endonuclease; the encoded protein is MNLKLENAVQQQVEEQRFLLSGVTWEQYETLRATLDDFPGLRMTYLEGMLELFMPSEEHEDIKTTIARLLELYAIEKNVRLYGYGSATYRKKAKERGLEPDECYYLNTKKEFPDIAIEVIVTRGLLDKLEVYRGLGVPEVWIWQQGQLVIYHLSQENYEPATRSEFLPDLDLDLLMRCASMPDQHDAVVAFRDALQ